Genomic DNA from Streptomyces diastaticus subsp. diastaticus:
CAGCGACTTCAGATAGGGCGCCCCGCCGGCCGCCTCGGCCGGGAAGAACTTCATCTCGCGCACCCCCCGCTCCAGCAGCGTCAGCACCTCCGAGGCGGTCGAGACCCCGGGAAGGAACGGCACCCCCGACGCCCTCATCGCAAGCAGCAGCGTCTCGGTGCACGCCGGGCTCACCAGGAAGCGGGCCCCCGCCGCGACCGCCGCGTCCACCGTCCGGGGCGACACCACGGTCCCGGCGCCCACCACCGCCTCCGGAACCTCGGCACCGATGGCCCGGATGGCGTCGAGCGCCCCGGCCGTCCGCAGCGTCACCTCGACCGCCCGCAGGCCGCCCGCCACCAGCGCCCGCGCCAGCGGCACCGCGTCGGCCGGGTCGTCCACGACCACCACGGGCAGGACGGGGGCCAGCTCCAGCACGGAGTCGGTGGCGGGAGCGGGGGAGGGCGGCGGCGTAGGGCTCATGGGGTCATGATGGCGGGCCTCACGCACTGTGCGCAAAGCCCGTTGCGCACAGTGCAATCGGTGCGGGGCGGGCTCAGCGCCCGTGGACGTCGGTCACCACCACGTCCAGCGCCCACGAACTTCCCGCCTTCTCCGGCTCACGTGCCTCCACCACGTACCCCAGCCCGCGCAGCGCCTCCACCAGTTCCGCCGGACCTTCGGGTCCGGCCCCGGCGGACAGCAGGTCGCGGGTCAGACGCCCCTTGGTCGCCTTGTTGAAGTGGCTCACCACCGACCGCTTCTCCACGCCGCCGACCATCCGCGCGTGCAGCACCCGCACCGTCGCCGTACGCTCCGCCACCTCGCCCTTCGGCTTCCACGCGCCCGCGTACGCCGCCGAGCGCAGATCGAGGACCAGCCCCGAGCCGGCCACGGCGGGCAGTACCTCGGCCATCGCCCCGCGCCAGTGAGCCGCCAGCGCCCCGATGCCCGGCAGTTTCACCCCCATCGAGCAGCGGTACGAGGGGATCGCGTCACTCGGCCGTACCGCCCCCCACAGGCCCGAG
This window encodes:
- the yaaA gene encoding peroxide stress protein YaaA; the encoded protein is MLVLLPPSEGKAASGQGSPLKLEELSLPGLTEAREAVLGELVELCAADEEQARTVLGLSEGLRGEIGKNVELRTTGTRPAGEIYTGVLYDALGLATLDEAAARRADRSLLVFSGLWGAVRPSDAIPSYRCSMGVKLPGIGALAAHWRGAMAEVLPAVAGSGLVLDLRSAAYAGAWKPKGEVAERTATVRVLHARMVGGVEKRSVVSHFNKATKGRLTRDLLSAGAGPEGPAELVEALRGLGYVVEAREPEKAGSSWALDVVVTDVHGR
- the eda gene encoding bifunctional 4-hydroxy-2-oxoglutarate aldolase/2-dehydro-3-deoxy-phosphogluconate aldolase, which produces MSPTPPPSPAPATDSVLELAPVLPVVVVDDPADAVPLARALVAGGLRAVEVTLRTAGALDAIRAIGAEVPEAVVGAGTVVSPRTVDAAVAAGARFLVSPACTETLLLAMRASGVPFLPGVSTASEVLTLLERGVREMKFFPAEAAGGAPYLKSLAGPLPQARFCPTGGVSPANAPAYLALPNVGCVGGSWMLPADALAAKDWDRVERLAREASRLR